A region from the Halomarina litorea genome encodes:
- a CDS encoding ABC transporter ATP-binding protein: MTTAVHLDGITKRFPGVVANDDVDLAVERGTVHALLGENGAGKTTLMNVLYGLYRPNEGRVVVDGEERRFDSPRDAIDAGVGMIHQHFMLVDPMTVAENITLGHEPRKWGGLAVDREAAHEDVLELSERYGFDVEPDVRIEDVSVGVQQRVEILKTLYRGADVLILDEPTAVLTPQEVGDLFTVFDELTAQGKTIIFITHKLGEAMHAADDVTVLRDGKNVGTVDADGTTREELAELMVGREVLLEVEKAPFDPGEEALAVDSLSVTDERDVTAVSDVSFSVREGEVFGIAGVDGNGQSELVEAITGLRAPESGRVRFDGADITDHSRRERIDDRMAYIPEDRHERGLVMDFDLVSNGLLGSQHSEPFASGGRINWARARDHAESVIEEYDVRPPNADAEARSLSGGNQQKFIVGREFARDPRLVVATHPTRGVDIGSTEFIHERLLGLRDEGVGVLLVSSKLEEVQALSDRLGVMFEGEIMDVVDPEQTTEEELGLLMAGERPERLKREADAQADGGSR, encoded by the coding sequence ATGACGACGGCCGTCCACCTCGACGGTATCACGAAGCGGTTCCCCGGCGTCGTCGCCAACGACGACGTCGACCTGGCCGTCGAGCGCGGCACGGTCCACGCGTTGCTCGGCGAGAACGGTGCCGGGAAGACGACGCTGATGAACGTCCTCTACGGGCTGTATCGCCCGAACGAGGGTCGCGTCGTCGTCGACGGCGAGGAACGACGGTTCGACTCGCCGCGCGACGCCATCGACGCCGGGGTCGGGATGATCCACCAGCACTTCATGCTCGTCGACCCGATGACGGTCGCCGAGAACATCACGCTCGGCCACGAGCCCCGGAAGTGGGGCGGATTGGCGGTCGACCGCGAGGCCGCCCACGAGGACGTCCTCGAACTGAGCGAGCGCTACGGCTTCGACGTGGAACCGGACGTGCGCATCGAGGACGTCTCCGTCGGCGTCCAGCAACGCGTCGAAATCCTGAAGACGCTCTATCGGGGTGCCGACGTCCTCATCCTCGACGAACCGACGGCGGTCCTCACCCCACAGGAGGTGGGGGATCTCTTCACTGTCTTCGACGAACTCACCGCACAGGGCAAGACCATCATCTTCATCACACACAAACTGGGCGAGGCGATGCACGCCGCCGACGACGTCACCGTCCTCCGCGACGGGAAGAACGTGGGGACGGTCGACGCCGACGGGACGACCCGCGAGGAACTCGCCGAACTGATGGTCGGGCGCGAGGTCCTCCTCGAAGTCGAGAAGGCCCCGTTCGACCCCGGCGAGGAGGCCCTCGCCGTCGACTCGCTCTCCGTGACCGACGAACGGGACGTGACTGCCGTATCCGACGTGTCGTTCTCGGTCCGCGAGGGGGAGGTGTTCGGCATCGCGGGCGTCGACGGCAACGGCCAGTCGGAACTCGTCGAGGCGATTACGGGCCTCCGCGCCCCGGAGTCGGGGCGCGTCCGGTTCGACGGCGCTGACATCACCGACCACTCGCGCCGCGAGCGTATCGACGACCGGATGGCCTACATCCCGGAGGACCGACACGAGCGGGGGCTGGTGATGGACTTCGACCTCGTCTCGAACGGCCTCCTGGGGAGCCAGCACAGCGAACCGTTCGCCAGCGGCGGGCGCATCAACTGGGCGCGGGCGCGGGACCACGCCGAGTCCGTCATCGAGGAGTACGACGTGCGCCCGCCGAACGCCGACGCGGAGGCGCGGTCGCTCTCCGGCGGCAACCAGCAGAAGTTCATCGTCGGGCGGGAGTTCGCGCGCGACCCGCGACTCGTCGTCGCCACCCACCCCACCCGCGGGGTGGACATCGGCTCGACGGAGTTCATCCACGAGCGACTGCTCGGCCTGCGCGACGAGGGTGTCGGCGTCCTGCTCGTCTCCTCGAAACTGGAGGAGGTGCAGGCGCTCTCGGACCGCCTCGGGGTGATGTTCGAAGGGGAGATCATGGACGTAGTCGACCCCGAACAGACGACGGAGGAGGAACTGGGCCTGCTGATGGCCGGTGAACGACCCGAGCGACTGAAACGCGAGGCGGACGCGCAGGCCGACGGGGGGTCGCGATGA
- a CDS encoding DUF5793 family protein, with the protein MRRDYFTLDVDTADDDGRPTVTIEFDGPTGPFEERLTDETGSLLDAVQVDVSYRLQAAEMRPEATGVFSLTNRVTGDYVLEANVDAEVVLRLVEAARTGGTDDEDEGGCYRVVVRTTDGERLVHDKSTLLVYDEDGEVIRESSLIPSGVEL; encoded by the coding sequence ATGAGGCGCGACTACTTCACGCTCGACGTGGACACCGCGGACGACGACGGCAGACCGACGGTGACCATCGAGTTCGACGGTCCGACCGGGCCGTTCGAGGAGCGCCTGACCGACGAGACCGGGTCACTCCTCGACGCAGTCCAGGTCGACGTGTCCTACCGTCTGCAGGCGGCCGAGATGCGACCCGAGGCGACCGGTGTCTTCTCCCTGACGAACCGGGTCACCGGCGACTACGTCCTCGAGGCCAACGTGGACGCCGAGGTGGTCCTCCGACTCGTCGAGGCCGCTCGGACCGGCGGTACGGACGACGAGGACGAGGGGGGCTGTTACCGCGTCGTCGTCCGCACCACCGACGGCGAGCGACTGGTCCACGACAAGTCCACGCTCCTCGTGTACGACGAGGACGGCGAGGTCATCCGCGAGAGCAGCCTCATCCCGAGCGGCGTCGAACTCTGA
- a CDS encoding ABC transporter permease — MSETSFGAGRLGDLTGRQLIGVGALALFALLAVAGLAFPDSVAGTLFEILTDQGTLASTLRFSVPIALAAVGGIYAEKSGVINIGLEGLLIISAFTTVYGVTTTGSLWLGFLLGVLSSVLLAAVFAVVCIEFRADQIIAGLAVWLVALGLAPFAARLIYGSPNTDQIPVPGTITVPVLSDVPFFGALFDASPSVYLMFVSVAVGWYVLNRTAFGRWVRASGENPKALDTVGVNVHRVRYAAVLLSGVFAGMGGASLAFTVGQFTGSGQTMVNGKGFIAIVAYLFGNYNPVGALLSTMLFAGLEAMQIPLQFSGLDVSTTLVQMLPYVGVIVVLALVGRTKIPEAAGEHYESGED, encoded by the coding sequence ATGAGTGAGACCTCGTTCGGGGCCGGCCGTCTGGGCGACCTGACGGGTCGACAGCTCATCGGTGTCGGCGCGCTGGCGCTGTTCGCGCTCCTGGCCGTCGCCGGTCTCGCCTTCCCCGACAGCGTCGCGGGGACGCTGTTCGAGATACTCACCGACCAGGGGACGCTCGCCTCGACGCTCCGCTTCTCGGTGCCCATCGCGCTGGCCGCCGTCGGCGGCATCTACGCCGAGAAGAGCGGCGTCATCAACATCGGGCTGGAGGGTCTGCTCATCATCTCGGCGTTCACGACGGTGTACGGCGTGACGACGACGGGGAGCCTCTGGCTCGGCTTCCTGCTCGGCGTGCTGTCGAGCGTCCTGCTCGCGGCCGTCTTCGCCGTCGTCTGCATCGAGTTCCGGGCCGACCAGATCATCGCCGGACTGGCAGTGTGGCTGGTCGCCCTCGGCCTCGCACCGTTCGCCGCCCGCCTCATCTACGGGTCGCCGAACACCGACCAGATTCCCGTGCCCGGCACCATCACGGTGCCCGTCCTCTCCGACGTCCCGTTCTTCGGGGCGCTGTTCGACGCCTCGCCGTCGGTGTACCTGATGTTCGTGTCCGTCGCCGTGGGCTGGTACGTGCTCAACCGGACGGCGTTCGGGCGGTGGGTCCGCGCCAGTGGCGAGAACCCGAAGGCGCTGGACACGGTGGGCGTGAACGTCCATCGCGTGCGCTACGCGGCCGTCCTCCTCTCGGGCGTCTTCGCCGGGATGGGCGGGGCGAGTCTCGCGTTCACCGTCGGCCAGTTCACCGGGAGCGGCCAGACGATGGTCAACGGCAAGGGGTTCATCGCCATCGTCGCCTACCTCTTCGGGAACTACAACCCCGTGGGGGCGCTCCTCTCGACGATGCTGTTCGCGGGGCTGGAGGCCATGCAGATTCCCCTCCAGTTCTCCGGCCTCGACGTCTCCACGACGCTCGTCCAGATGCTCCCGTACGTGGGCGTCATCGTCGTCCTCGCGCTGGTCGGCCGGACGAAGATTCCCGAGGCCGCCGGCGAGCACTACGAGTCCGGCGAGGACTGA
- a CDS encoding phosphomannomutase, which translates to MDLFGTAGIRGDARTRVTPELALAVGRAAGADATELVVGRDGRETGAALVAAVEAGAESAGATVRRVGVVPTPTLAFASRGRRGIQVTASHNPPQDNGLKLFVDGEEYDGEAERRVEERVAEGLEPTTWDEWGDATSFDPLADYRDAVAAYARQHGPAPDGQTVVVDCGNGMASLATPQVLRALGAHVVALNANVDGHFPGRPSKPTPETLGDLMAFVADHGNCIGIAHDGDADRIVVVDGDGEVVHEDTVLAIVAEHYVRIADVSDPVVVTTPNASGRIDERVDAAGGRVERVKLGSLHEGIAAAREAGGDVVFAGEPWKHIHPYFGPWIDGVASAALLSTLVADRGLPALREPVSERPYRKVSVDCPDDAKVKTMELVGKRLPALYPEADVNTEYGVRVNFADGSWALVRPSGTEPYVRVYAESDDVDALVGRVVECVESAVADVS; encoded by the coding sequence ATGGACCTCTTCGGCACCGCGGGCATCCGCGGGGACGCGCGAACCCGGGTCACTCCGGAGCTCGCACTCGCGGTGGGACGGGCGGCAGGTGCAGACGCCACGGAACTCGTCGTCGGGCGCGACGGCCGGGAGACCGGAGCGGCGCTCGTCGCCGCCGTCGAGGCCGGAGCCGAGAGCGCGGGCGCGACCGTCCGACGGGTCGGGGTCGTCCCCACCCCAACGCTGGCGTTCGCCTCGCGCGGCCGGCGCGGAATCCAGGTCACGGCGAGTCACAACCCCCCGCAGGACAACGGGCTGAAGCTGTTCGTCGACGGCGAGGAGTACGACGGCGAGGCCGAGCGACGCGTCGAGGAACGAGTCGCCGAGGGACTGGAGCCGACGACGTGGGACGAGTGGGGTGACGCGACCAGCTTCGACCCGCTCGCGGACTACCGTGACGCCGTCGCCGCCTACGCCCGACAGCACGGCCCGGCGCCCGACGGGCAGACCGTCGTCGTGGACTGCGGCAACGGGATGGCGTCGCTCGCCACCCCGCAGGTGCTCCGTGCCCTCGGCGCGCACGTCGTCGCGCTCAACGCGAACGTCGACGGGCACTTCCCCGGGCGGCCCTCGAAGCCCACGCCCGAGACCCTGGGTGACCTGATGGCGTTCGTCGCGGACCACGGCAACTGCATCGGCATCGCCCACGACGGGGACGCCGACCGCATCGTCGTCGTGGACGGCGACGGCGAGGTGGTCCACGAGGACACCGTCCTCGCCATCGTCGCGGAGCACTACGTGCGCATCGCCGACGTGTCCGACCCGGTGGTCGTCACGACGCCGAACGCCTCCGGGCGCATCGACGAACGGGTCGACGCGGCGGGCGGGCGCGTCGAACGCGTCAAACTCGGGTCGCTCCACGAGGGCATCGCGGCGGCCCGCGAGGCCGGCGGCGACGTCGTGTTCGCCGGCGAACCGTGGAAGCACATCCACCCCTACTTCGGGCCGTGGATCGACGGCGTCGCCAGCGCGGCCCTGCTCTCGACGCTCGTCGCCGACCGGGGCCTCCCAGCGCTCCGCGAACCCGTCAGCGAGCGCCCCTACAGGAAGGTGAGCGTCGACTGCCCGGACGACGCGAAGGTGAAGACGATGGAACTGGTTGGGAAACGCCTCCCCGCGCTGTACCCCGAGGCGGACGTGAACACGGAGTACGGCGTCCGCGTGAACTTCGCCGACGGGTCGTGGGCGCTCGTCCGTCCCAGCGGGACCGAACCGTACGTCCGGGTGTACGCCGAGAGCGACGACGTGGATGCCCTCGTCGGGCGGGTCGTCGAGTGCGTCGAGTCGGCCGTCGCCGACGTGTCCTAA
- a CDS encoding BMP family lipoprotein → MDMERRDFLKGVGVTTVAGLAGCTGGPEAGGENGDGNGSSPAEGGAGTTEAGNGSGNQSEGTDGASGSAEVNVGMVYATGGLGDGSFNDQAQQGIKRAQQELNINFDEAEPSQVSEFKTFQQSYAEETNPNYDLVSCIGFLQADALSETAPQYPDQQFQIVDSVVEESNVASYTFKEQEGSFLAGQLAGLLTTKEFSAGAGQTNGDATVGFVGGVEGELIGRFEAGYKAGVAYANQDVEVLSSYVGDFNDPAGGKETALSMYNNGADIIYHASGNTGTGVFQAAQEQGRFAIGVDRDQSQTKSSFADVILASMVKRVDTAVFTCVENVVNGDFQGGSATTLGLSEEGVSLVYGQQLGGEISSDVKSQIESARTQIIDGGISVPTDPSSV, encoded by the coding sequence ATGGACATGGAGAGACGCGATTTCCTCAAGGGAGTGGGTGTGACGACGGTCGCAGGTCTCGCCGGGTGTACCGGCGGTCCCGAGGCCGGCGGCGAGAACGGCGACGGCAACGGCAGTAGCCCGGCGGAGGGCGGTGCCGGCACGACCGAGGCGGGCAACGGGAGCGGCAACCAGAGCGAGGGGACCGACGGCGCGAGCGGGAGCGCCGAGGTCAACGTCGGGATGGTGTACGCGACCGGCGGACTCGGCGACGGGTCGTTCAACGACCAGGCCCAGCAGGGCATCAAGCGCGCCCAGCAGGAGTTGAACATCAACTTCGACGAGGCCGAGCCCTCGCAGGTCTCGGAGTTCAAGACCTTCCAGCAATCCTACGCCGAGGAGACGAACCCGAACTACGACCTCGTGAGCTGTATCGGCTTCCTGCAGGCCGACGCCCTCTCGGAGACTGCCCCGCAGTACCCCGACCAGCAGTTCCAGATCGTCGACTCCGTCGTCGAGGAGAGCAACGTGGCGAGCTACACGTTCAAGGAACAGGAGGGCTCGTTCCTCGCCGGGCAGCTGGCCGGGCTCCTCACCACGAAGGAGTTCAGCGCGGGCGCGGGCCAGACCAACGGCGACGCGACCGTCGGCTTCGTCGGCGGCGTCGAGGGCGAACTCATCGGGCGTTTCGAGGCCGGCTACAAGGCCGGCGTCGCCTACGCCAACCAGGACGTCGAGGTCCTCTCGTCGTACGTCGGCGACTTCAACGACCCCGCGGGCGGCAAGGAGACGGCGCTGTCGATGTACAACAACGGTGCTGACATCATTTACCACGCGTCCGGTAACACCGGAACCGGCGTCTTCCAGGCCGCCCAGGAGCAGGGGCGCTTCGCCATCGGCGTGGACCGCGACCAGTCACAGACCAAGTCCTCGTTCGCGGACGTCATCCTCGCGAGCATGGTCAAGCGCGTCGACACGGCCGTCTTCACGTGCGTCGAGAACGTCGTCAACGGCGATTTCCAGGGCGGCTCCGCGACGACGCTCGGCCTCAGCGAGGAGGGTGTCTCGCTCGTCTACGGTCAGCAACTCGGCGGCGAGATCTCCAGTGACGTGAAGTCCCAGATCGAGAGCGCGCGCACCCAGATCATCGACGGGGGCATCTCGGTCCCGACCGACCCCTCGTCCGTCTAA
- a CDS encoding ABC transporter permease has product MSDTGDQPKSGTDWSERARIALDRLVRASGTERLLISLAALVLSLLVGTVIILAAGRTATCQQAAVVYFDTGFCYDPARIFDRLFLGALGNPINPLFDPLHGQWAAPFREGWTPFNARMGDTLAETTVLVFTGLSVAVAFRAGIFNIGTQGQLVVGALGSTLAMLAVAPAFSGLVGTLVVVPFGLAMGALFGGLYGAIPGALKAYADANEVITTIMLNFVATFSALYLVQNHFKDPESPATKTRDLPAFADFPKLVYAPSDEFSVLAFAFALVVLVGVYLLLERTSFGYDLRTSGIQPEAAEYGGVDAAKTIVASMSLSGALGGIAGTVYVFMFFGYFQTGVPAYGFDGITVAILAGNNPLGVVPSAFLFGILKSGTISIQTDPNIDIPVQLVGVLRGLIILFVAMPEFFRLLGGRFASLSPRDRAVATDGGVRGGEDDE; this is encoded by the coding sequence ATGAGCGACACGGGCGACCAGCCGAAGTCCGGCACCGACTGGAGCGAACGCGCCCGCATTGCGCTGGACCGACTCGTCCGAGCGTCGGGGACCGAACGGCTGCTCATCAGCCTCGCGGCGCTGGTGCTGTCGCTGCTCGTCGGGACGGTCATCATCCTCGCGGCGGGCCGGACCGCGACGTGCCAGCAGGCGGCGGTCGTCTACTTCGACACCGGGTTCTGCTACGACCCGGCGCGCATCTTCGACCGGCTGTTCCTCGGGGCGCTCGGCAACCCCATCAACCCGCTGTTCGACCCGCTACACGGCCAGTGGGCGGCCCCCTTCCGCGAGGGGTGGACGCCGTTCAACGCCCGGATGGGCGACACGCTCGCCGAGACCACGGTCCTCGTGTTCACTGGCCTGTCGGTGGCCGTCGCCTTCCGCGCGGGCATCTTCAACATCGGGACGCAGGGCCAACTCGTCGTCGGCGCGCTCGGGAGCACCCTCGCGATGCTCGCCGTCGCACCCGCGTTCTCGGGGCTCGTCGGGACGCTCGTCGTCGTCCCGTTCGGCCTCGCGATGGGTGCGCTGTTCGGCGGCCTCTACGGGGCGATTCCGGGGGCGCTGAAGGCCTACGCGGACGCGAACGAGGTCATCACGACCATCATGCTGAACTTCGTCGCGACGTTCTCCGCGCTCTACCTCGTGCAGAACCACTTCAAGGACCCCGAGAGCCCCGCGACGAAGACCCGCGACCTGCCGGCGTTCGCGGACTTCCCGAAGCTGGTGTACGCCCCTTCCGACGAGTTCTCGGTCCTCGCGTTCGCCTTCGCGCTGGTCGTCCTCGTCGGCGTCTACCTCCTGCTCGAACGCACGTCGTTCGGGTACGACCTCCGGACCAGCGGCATCCAGCCGGAGGCGGCGGAGTACGGGGGCGTCGACGCCGCGAAGACCATCGTCGCCAGCATGAGCCTCTCGGGGGCGCTCGGGGGCATCGCGGGGACTGTGTACGTGTTCATGTTCTTCGGGTACTTCCAGACGGGCGTGCCCGCCTACGGGTTCGACGGCATCACCGTCGCCATCCTCGCGGGCAACAACCCGCTCGGCGTCGTTCCCTCGGCGTTCCTCTTCGGCATCCTGAAGAGCGGAACCATCTCCATCCAGACGGATCCGAACATCGACATCCCGGTCCAACTGGTGGGGGTCCTGCGGGGCCTCATCATCCTGTTCGTGGCGATGCCGGAGTTCTTCCGCCTGCTCGGCGGCCGGTTCGCCTCGCTCTCGCCGCGCGACCGGGCGGTCGCGACCGACGGCGGCGTCCGGGGGGGTGAGGACGATGAGTGA